Proteins from a single region of Paenibacillus sp. BIHB 4019:
- a CDS encoding GNAT family N-acetyltransferase — MYKIKRLAPNDRLKYKPLMFQWLYLQLEQSERSGQGQSRFMLIGAEMGDEPAGLAVLELREGAGAQHAILQCLFVAKPWRRKGIASSIMREVRSLCLENQMASLEVYYYSGKSSTETIETWLQKEGWTQPLCDAVVFHINSDIARASWLRERALPSGLELFLWADKKEQELKQSIEAAAAVFPDFLSPFKTFAPLEPSNSLGLMSEQGIKGWSMTYRLTEDTILYDAVYIAPEYQQVGLAFHMLARSIRLQLEAGIPYGIFTVNRGTPVMMKLAQQWLAPYSWKTSEKRISYLPLK, encoded by the coding sequence ATGTACAAGATAAAGAGATTAGCGCCTAATGACAGATTGAAATACAAGCCGCTCATGTTTCAGTGGCTTTATTTGCAATTGGAGCAGAGCGAGAGGAGCGGTCAAGGGCAAAGCCGCTTTATGCTGATTGGGGCGGAAATGGGAGATGAGCCGGCAGGCTTGGCTGTGCTGGAGCTGCGGGAAGGGGCAGGGGCGCAGCATGCGATATTGCAATGCCTGTTCGTAGCGAAGCCATGGCGCAGGAAGGGGATTGCCTCCTCCATAATGAGAGAAGTGCGAAGCCTATGCCTTGAGAATCAAATGGCAAGCCTTGAAGTTTATTATTATTCCGGAAAGTCTTCTACGGAGACGATAGAAACGTGGCTGCAAAAAGAAGGCTGGACACAGCCGTTATGCGACGCGGTTGTTTTCCATATAAATAGCGATATCGCCCGCGCAAGCTGGCTGCGGGAACGTGCTTTGCCAAGCGGCTTGGAGCTATTTCTATGGGCGGATAAGAAGGAACAGGAGCTTAAACAATCGATTGAAGCAGCAGCAGCTGTCTTTCCAGATTTTCTGTCGCCATTCAAAACCTTTGCGCCTTTGGAGCCGAGCAACAGCCTTGGGCTAATGTCGGAGCAGGGGATTAAGGGCTGGTCGATGACGTATCGGTTGACCGAGGATACGATATTGTATGATGCGGTCTACATAGCACCCGAATATCAGCAGGTAGGCTTAGCTTTCCACATGCTGGCGAGGTCGATCCGGCTTCAATTGGAAGCGGGCATTCCTTACGGCATTTTTACAGTGAACCGAGGGACCCCTGTCATGATGAAGCTCGCGCAGCAATGGCTTGCGCCTTATTCATGGAAGACGAGCGAGAAGCGGATTAGTTATTTGCCATTGAAGTAG
- a CDS encoding cation:dicarboxylase symporter family transporter gives MSVVSVLSFKWVKSFWMIMLCMVSGIATGLYAPNIAHSVADFGDLYLSFLKMCVIPIMMTAIISSIGSLFIKSGAMKTIGRMCLVYAAALVISGVCGLVFGEIGHPGAGLPEQSKQVLGAIVNDSSTNGAAVEEEKSQGILLFLLDMIPSNIFTALMENNTLQILFFSVIVGVAVGMMRTRQGEDVLQLADVLFRAFQKAISWSMYALPFALFCMMAGQFATLNLDILPAMLKLIMMFYLVSIVLIIVSVAVLSLQLRQPVKVVIGALKESLILAFGTRNSIATVPSCMHALSKELNLQPHAIQLVVPIGMIMCRYSMVLVYTLGIAFTAQLYEYDFTMMQWMLVLVGAVLTSIAGAGSPGVVSIGMIAIIAGMLKLPAEVTIILLLAINPIIDPIITAANVSINCATASLLSARKEPHVQDKEISA, from the coding sequence GTGTCGGTTGTGTCTGTTCTGTCATTCAAATGGGTCAAGTCTTTCTGGATGATTATGCTGTGCATGGTGTCGGGTATAGCTACTGGCCTCTATGCGCCAAATATCGCTCATTCGGTAGCGGATTTCGGCGATCTTTATTTATCCTTTCTTAAAATGTGTGTCATTCCGATTATGATGACCGCCATTATTTCCAGCATCGGCAGCTTATTCATCAAAAGCGGCGCCATGAAAACGATTGGACGCATGTGCCTCGTCTATGCCGCTGCACTCGTCATTTCCGGCGTATGCGGGCTGGTATTTGGGGAAATCGGACATCCGGGGGCCGGATTGCCGGAGCAATCGAAGCAGGTGCTTGGTGCGATCGTCAACGACTCCAGTACAAATGGGGCAGCAGTGGAAGAGGAGAAATCCCAAGGCATTTTATTGTTTTTGCTCGACATGATACCATCGAATATTTTTACAGCACTGATGGAAAACAATACGCTGCAAATTTTGTTCTTCTCCGTTATCGTCGGCGTAGCTGTCGGCATGATGCGAACGAGGCAAGGGGAAGATGTGCTGCAGCTGGCGGACGTTTTGTTTCGTGCTTTTCAAAAGGCGATTTCCTGGTCGATGTACGCGCTGCCGTTTGCTTTGTTTTGCATGATGGCTGGTCAGTTTGCCACGTTGAACTTGGACATTTTGCCCGCCATGCTCAAGCTGATCATGATGTTTTATCTCGTTAGCATCGTTTTAATTATCGTCTCTGTCGCCGTATTATCATTGCAATTGCGCCAGCCTGTCAAGGTGGTCATCGGCGCTTTAAAGGAGTCGCTTATTTTAGCATTTGGCACGCGAAACAGCATTGCTACCGTTCCATCCTGCATGCATGCTTTAAGCAAAGAGCTGAATTTGCAGCCGCACGCGATTCAACTGGTTGTACCGATCGGCATGATTATGTGCCGTTACAGCATGGTGCTTGTCTATACGCTAGGCATTGCATTTACCGCTCAATTGTATGAATACGACTTTACGATGATGCAGTGGATGCTGGTGCTGGTCGGAGCTGTATTGACTTCTATCGCAGGAGCAGGTTCGCCGGGCGTCGTATCGATTGGCATGATTGCGATTATAGCAGGGATGCTGAAGCTTCCGGCTGAAGTGACGATCATTTTATTGCTGGCGATTAACCCGATTATCGATCCCATTATTACGGCGGCTAATGTATCTATTAACTGCGCTACGGCTTCACTTCTGTCAGCCAGAAAGGAACCTCATGTACAAGATAAAGAGATTAGCGCCTAA
- a CDS encoding response regulator transcription factor: MSSKNTILIVDDDHEINELLTMSLKREGFHTLSAYNGVDALKAAQEHAPDLVLLDVLLPGMDGFQICSEIRKTSNVPILFVSCKDEDIDKVLGLGLGGDDFISKPFSPIELIARVKAHIRRSNLLHKHEEVTDKTLKFDQLLIDPATHLVLVDNKPVSLSAKEFKLLFHLAKNPNRVYKNEQLFSLLWDDVHMGDTHTVMVHIYNLRKKLEKNPAKPHYIRTIRGVGYKFNDKPAEFID; the protein is encoded by the coding sequence ATGTCTTCTAAAAATACGATTTTGATCGTGGATGATGATCATGAAATTAATGAATTGCTGACCATGTCTCTGAAAAGGGAAGGGTTTCATACGCTGTCGGCCTACAATGGCGTCGATGCGCTTAAAGCGGCGCAGGAGCATGCTCCTGATCTGGTGCTGCTTGATGTGCTGCTGCCGGGCATGGACGGTTTTCAAATTTGCAGCGAAATTCGCAAAACGAGCAATGTGCCGATTTTGTTCGTCAGCTGCAAGGACGAGGATATTGATAAAGTGCTGGGGCTGGGCCTTGGAGGGGATGACTTCATTTCAAAGCCGTTTAGCCCGATTGAGCTAATCGCCAGAGTTAAAGCGCATATCCGCAGAAGCAATTTGCTGCATAAACACGAAGAAGTAACCGACAAAACGTTAAAGTTTGATCAATTGCTCATTGATCCCGCCACCCACCTTGTGCTTGTGGACAACAAACCCGTTTCCCTATCAGCCAAGGAATTCAAGCTGCTGTTCCATCTCGCTAAAAATCCAAACCGGGTATACAAAAACGAGCAGCTGTTTTCGCTGCTCTGGGATGATGTCCATATGGGAGATACGCATACGGTCATGGTACATATTTATAATTTGCGAAAAAAACTGGAGAAAAATCCGGCAAAGCCGCATTATATCCGCACCATTCGCGGCGTCGGCTATAAATTTAATGACAAGCCTGCCGAATTCATAGACTAA
- a CDS encoding ABC transporter substrate-binding protein, with product MNVIGGTRRKGLLWKIALLGIALTISGCASSSEPDQARERALSGSSNEVVIGVVWPFEQQNDQFHEGLQLALEQINQEGILGGKKIKLMEMDDEASTTKGMAIAQQFADNPAVSAVIGHRGSSVTVPASRIYAHAGIVLLTPASTSPKLTDVNSSYIFRNIPNDNQLGQALAMYAGGTKHRNIAIYYTDDEYGRGLANAFEDQASQSGLRVVDRLSGYKDTADILRIVDKWKTLDSDLIMVAARASEGISFVKAIRAAGMDIPVIGGDALDSAEFAKAGEAVEGTIVASVYYELGPSELNQSFRQQYIDKYGKEPGKWAAQAYDSLKLLADGIEKAGSRSPKAISAALSELKGWEGVTGQHSFDAHGDVQGMSIVMKKLEAGTFKRLDEVLLPNPL from the coding sequence GTGAATGTTATTGGGGGAACACGCCGAAAGGGGCTGTTATGGAAAATCGCACTGCTCGGAATCGCGCTGACGATAAGCGGATGCGCTTCGTCCTCCGAACCGGATCAAGCTCGGGAGCGGGCGCTTAGCGGCTCGTCTAACGAGGTGGTCATTGGAGTGGTATGGCCATTTGAGCAGCAGAACGATCAATTTCATGAAGGGCTTCAATTGGCGCTTGAGCAAATCAATCAGGAAGGCATTCTGGGCGGGAAGAAAATCAAGCTGATGGAAATGGATGATGAAGCCTCTACGACAAAAGGCATGGCGATTGCACAGCAATTTGCGGATAATCCAGCTGTCAGTGCGGTCATCGGTCATCGTGGTTCTTCCGTCACGGTACCAGCGTCACGCATTTATGCGCATGCGGGCATTGTGCTGCTGACGCCGGCATCAACATCACCGAAGCTCACTGATGTGAACAGCTCTTATATTTTCCGCAATATTCCTAATGATAATCAGCTTGGACAGGCGCTTGCCATGTACGCTGGTGGAACGAAGCACCGTAATATAGCGATTTATTATACGGATGACGAGTATGGTAGAGGACTGGCGAATGCTTTCGAAGATCAGGCATCCCAGTCTGGGCTGCGCGTCGTTGACCGTTTGTCAGGCTATAAGGATACGGCTGATATTTTGCGCATTGTCGATAAGTGGAAAACGCTCGATAGCGATCTTATTATGGTGGCCGCGAGGGCAAGCGAAGGAATCTCCTTCGTAAAAGCCATTCGCGCAGCTGGCATGGATATTCCCGTCATTGGCGGCGATGCGCTGGATTCGGCGGAATTTGCCAAAGCGGGTGAAGCGGTGGAAGGAACGATTGTCGCTTCCGTATATTATGAGCTTGGACCTTCCGAGCTTAATCAAAGCTTCCGGCAGCAGTATATCGACAAATATGGGAAGGAGCCGGGCAAATGGGCGGCGCAGGCCTATGATTCGCTCAAGCTGCTTGCTGACGGCATCGAGAAAGCGGGCTCCCGCAGCCCGAAAGCGATATCTGCCGCGCTGTCTGAGCTCAAGGGCTGGGAAGGGGTCACAGGCCAGCATTCCTTTGATGCCCATGGCGACGTTCAGGGCATGAGCATCGTCATGAAAAAGCTGGAGGCAGGAACCTTCAAGCGTCTGGATGAGGTGCTCCTTCCGAATCCATTGTAA
- a CDS encoding NHLP bacteriocin export ABC transporter permease/ATPase subunit, which produces MAVAIKSNLHSFFEGYGTCHEVEGNRPILITDQNDVWYVDSGYVDIFAVTVELENGGTRNKRRYLFSLEEGALLFGFEDDAGVEKAGLLLTASLGTKVFQMNRDIFMSHRAEYRLNDEQLAPLIDQWVGCWSAALSVRNAPPEFELLEQSEHLVLAEGQTWRSLQTVWVKIRDGVVYWVSEHPITAEEPYYIPVTSSSWLETRQAAELELRSTLVWLQNDQQLQGLYAFHQFIASRLAVLLTKERLQEHERLLRRTEHDDSLMDHALKRLLAVTGPEDQRAAAFHSTDPLFMACRIVGEYASIVIRPVGRKLKKQSQRSPIQELAESSGVRSRKVVLKGEWWKEDNGPLVAFMELSREPVALIPASAGSYTWENPLSGEKGIVHADMAAGLEPMAYMFYRTFPARVLGIKDILQFGTHHSIRRDLIMVLLMGALAGLLGIMLPVATGILVDTIIPESYRGPLVQMALILVSAVLSIALFRLAGSLASMRMEGRVESTIQAAIWDRLLNLPVSFFRNYTAGDLASRASSINTIRQLLSGAVLGSLLTGVFSIFQYALLFRYSPSLALVAGGLVLISMTFTVTIGLLQIRYQRRLLDIQGRISGTVLQLLNGISKFRMAAAENRAFFLWARAFAEQKKLSFKVRMLDNYSSVFQSFFPLATSMVLFYLVVSSNSALSAGQFIAFFSAFSSFLMAMLAMASALLSVVHIVPLYERAKPILKTLPEMHDQLEDPGEVSGSIEIRHIQFRYAEDQPLVLNDLSMNIKAGQYVAFVGASGCGKSTLMRLLLGFEQPQGGSVYFDGQDLRSLDVGLLRSQFGVVLQNSKLMSGDIFTNIIGTSDLTLQDAWEAAEMAGFDDDIRSMPMAMHTVISEGGGTLSGGQRQRLMIARAIAKRPKILFFDEATSALDNRTQSIVSQSLTKLQVTRIVIAHRLSTITQADHIYVFDKGRIIQSGTYEELLQQKGLFAELASRQLA; this is translated from the coding sequence GTGGCTGTAGCAATAAAATCCAACCTGCATTCATTTTTTGAAGGGTACGGTACTTGTCATGAGGTGGAAGGCAACAGGCCGATTCTAATAACCGATCAAAATGATGTATGGTATGTCGATTCCGGTTATGTGGATATTTTCGCCGTGACCGTTGAGCTTGAAAATGGCGGGACGAGAAACAAGCGGCGCTATTTATTCAGTTTGGAGGAAGGGGCTCTCCTATTCGGTTTTGAGGATGATGCAGGAGTAGAGAAAGCGGGCTTGCTGCTGACAGCATCCTTGGGTACGAAAGTATTCCAAATGAACCGGGATATATTCATGAGCCATAGAGCGGAATACAGGCTGAACGACGAGCAGCTTGCCCCTTTAATTGATCAATGGGTAGGCTGCTGGTCAGCAGCGCTGAGTGTACGAAATGCACCGCCGGAGTTTGAGCTGCTGGAGCAAAGCGAGCATCTTGTGCTGGCAGAAGGTCAAACCTGGCGGTCTCTGCAAACGGTATGGGTGAAAATACGTGACGGCGTCGTCTACTGGGTATCCGAACATCCGATTACAGCGGAGGAGCCTTATTACATACCCGTGACCTCCTCCAGCTGGCTGGAAACGAGGCAGGCTGCGGAGCTCGAATTGCGGAGCACGCTCGTTTGGCTGCAAAATGACCAGCAGCTGCAAGGCTTATATGCGTTTCATCAATTCATCGCAAGCCGCTTGGCTGTGCTGTTGACGAAGGAGCGGCTGCAGGAGCATGAACGCCTGCTCCGGCGAACAGAGCATGACGATTCGCTAATGGATCATGCGCTCAAGCGATTGCTTGCCGTTACAGGACCGGAAGATCAGCGAGCTGCTGCTTTCCATTCAACCGATCCGCTGTTTATGGCCTGCCGCATCGTCGGCGAATATGCCAGCATCGTCATCAGGCCGGTGGGCAGAAAGCTAAAAAAACAGTCGCAGCGTTCACCTATTCAAGAACTGGCTGAATCCTCTGGCGTCCGCTCCCGCAAGGTCGTACTCAAAGGGGAATGGTGGAAGGAGGATAACGGGCCGCTGGTCGCGTTCATGGAATTATCCCGTGAGCCCGTCGCCCTGATTCCGGCTTCTGCCGGCTCCTACACGTGGGAAAATCCGCTTAGCGGCGAAAAAGGCATCGTTCATGCCGATATGGCGGCTGGCCTCGAGCCGATGGCTTATATGTTTTATCGGACCTTTCCAGCTCGTGTGCTCGGCATAAAAGACATTTTGCAGTTTGGCACGCATCATTCGATTCGGCGGGACCTCATTATGGTTCTGCTCATGGGTGCGTTAGCCGGCTTGCTCGGCATTATGCTGCCGGTTGCTACCGGCATATTGGTAGATACGATTATTCCGGAATCGTATCGCGGACCGCTCGTCCAGATGGCGCTGATTCTCGTCTCTGCCGTCCTGTCGATTGCCTTGTTCCGGCTGGCGGGGTCGCTCGCTTCGATGCGAATGGAGGGACGGGTAGAAAGCACGATTCAGGCGGCAATTTGGGATCGGCTGCTGAATTTGCCGGTATCCTTTTTCCGCAACTATACCGCTGGTGATTTGGCATCGAGAGCGAGCAGCATAAATACGATCAGGCAGCTTTTATCAGGGGCGGTTTTGGGCTCGCTGCTGACGGGTGTATTTTCTATTTTTCAATATGCGCTGCTGTTTCGTTACAGCCCGAGTCTTGCTTTGGTGGCCGGGGGCCTTGTGCTCATTTCCATGACGTTTACGGTTACCATTGGCTTGCTGCAAATTCGTTACCAGCGTAGGCTGCTGGATATTCAAGGCCGTATTTCCGGCACGGTGCTCCAGCTGCTGAACGGCATTAGCAAATTTCGGATGGCGGCGGCGGAAAACCGCGCTTTCTTCTTATGGGCAAGAGCGTTTGCGGAGCAAAAGAAATTGTCCTTCAAGGTTAGAATGCTGGATAACTACTCCAGCGTGTTTCAATCCTTTTTCCCCTTGGCCACCTCCATGGTGCTGTTTTATTTGGTCGTTTCCAGCAATTCCGCGCTGTCGGCGGGACAATTTATCGCTTTCTTCTCCGCCTTCTCCAGCTTTCTAATGGCGATGCTGGCGATGGCTTCCGCGCTGCTGTCGGTCGTGCATATCGTGCCGCTGTATGAGCGGGCGAAGCCGATTTTAAAGACGCTGCCCGAAATGCATGATCAGCTGGAAGATCCGGGCGAAGTGAGCGGGTCGATTGAAATTCGCCATATCCAGTTTCGCTATGCTGAGGATCAGCCGCTCGTGCTGAATGATCTGTCGATGAACATTAAAGCAGGGCAGTATGTCGCCTTCGTCGGCGCTTCCGGCTGCGGCAAGTCCACGCTTATGCGGCTATTGCTTGGTTTTGAGCAGCCTCAGGGCGGCTCGGTTTATTTTGACGGACAGGATTTGCGCTCGCTTGATGTGGGATTGCTGAGGAGCCAGTTTGGCGTTGTTTTGCAAAACAGCAAGCTGATGTCCGGCGATATTTTCACCAATATTATTGGAACCTCCGATTTGACGCTTCAGGATGCTTGGGAAGCAGCGGAGATGGCGGGCTTTGATGACGATATCCGCAGCATGCCGATGGCGATGCATACGGTAATATCCGAAGGCGGAGGCACGCTTTCCGGCGGGCAGCGCCAGCGCCTAATGATTGCTAGGGCGATTGCCAAGCGGCCGAAAATTCTCTTTTTTGACGAGGCTACGAGTGCGCTGGACAACCGGACGCAAAGCATCGTCAGCCAAAGCTTGACCAAATTGCAGGTGACGAGGATCGTCATTGCCCATCGTTTGAGCACGATTACGCAGGCTGATCACATTTATGTGTTTGACAAAGGGCGGATTATTCAATCCGGCACTTATGAGGAGCTGCTGCAGCAGAAGGGCTTGTTCGCGGAGCTTGCCAGCCGCCAATTGGCGTAA
- a CDS encoding NHLP bacteriocin system secretion protein, translated as MNNHVFRKVALERLSSPEQLDNLVRVTSPRGWLMLTGVGLLIVAALYWGIFGTMTVKADGPGVLIRPGGLKTVHASAAGAMSDIRVVENDTVKQGEVIGRMEQPELLEQMKQTKLAIASLEGATAEDRAGRVAELKSLKQQLEQQQLGYEYSTRVISPYTGKVKEVLVKTGNYIGDGSDIIRLETYGVQTDELIAVLYVPVSQGRQLLPGMEVRVSPGSINREEFGSLIGQVVSVSEFPVTVQGMMSTLGNEGLVQQMASQGVSLEIRVNLSPNSEMASGYSWTTEQGPPVRLSSGMMVDGSITVSSQRPIATVIPYFK; from the coding sequence ATGAATAATCATGTTTTTCGTAAAGTGGCACTTGAGCGGTTGTCTTCCCCGGAGCAGCTCGACAATTTGGTTCGGGTAACCTCGCCTCGCGGCTGGCTTATGCTCACGGGTGTAGGTTTGCTCATTGTCGCCGCCTTGTATTGGGGGATATTCGGCACGATGACCGTCAAAGCGGATGGGCCGGGCGTGCTTATTCGCCCAGGCGGACTGAAAACGGTTCATGCCTCTGCGGCTGGAGCGATGTCTGATATTCGTGTGGTCGAAAATGACACGGTGAAGCAAGGCGAGGTCATTGGCCGGATGGAGCAGCCGGAGCTGCTGGAGCAAATGAAGCAGACTAAGCTTGCGATTGCGAGCCTTGAAGGGGCGACAGCTGAAGACAGGGCCGGCCGTGTAGCGGAGCTTAAAAGCCTGAAGCAGCAGCTCGAGCAGCAGCAGCTCGGCTATGAATACAGCACAAGAGTGATAAGTCCGTACACGGGCAAAGTGAAAGAGGTATTGGTGAAGACGGGCAATTACATTGGGGATGGCTCCGATATTATCAGGCTCGAAACGTATGGCGTGCAGACGGATGAGCTGATTGCCGTGCTGTATGTGCCGGTCAGTCAGGGCCGGCAGCTGCTTCCGGGCATGGAGGTGCGCGTCTCGCCAGGCTCGATTAACCGCGAAGAGTTTGGCTCGCTGATTGGGCAGGTCGTCTCGGTATCCGAGTTTCCAGTAACGGTGCAGGGAATGATGTCTACGCTCGGCAATGAAGGTCTTGTACAGCAAATGGCGTCGCAGGGCGTATCGCTTGAAATTCGCGTCAATCTCTCCCCTAACTCCGAGATGGCAAGCGGCTACAGCTGGACGACAGAGCAAGGTCCGCCCGTTCGGCTAAGCAGCGGCATGATGGTCGATGGTTCCATCACCGTCAGCTCGCAGCGCCCGATTGCGACCGTCATTCCATATTTTAAATAA
- a CDS encoding NHLP family bacteriocin export ABC transporter peptidase/permease/ATPase subunit — translation MASKRVKTPTVLQMEAVECGAASLAIVLGYYKSFIPLEELRIACGVSRDGSKASNVLKAARQYGMEAKGYRKNPEDLKTMEWPLIIHWNFNHFLVLEGIQNDRVFLNDPVTGPREITFEEFDQSFTGVAIAIKPSPTYVRQGKAPSVLSSLSSRIKGSEKALIFAIVAGLFLVLPGLVIPVFSKVFIDQVLLGNLKNWLFPLLIGMGLTALLRAFLTWLQRYYLLRLEMKLALSSSSRFFWHVLRLPIEFFSQRFSGDIAARVAINDRVAQLLSGQLAVAALNCVMIVFYLLLMLQYSVALTGIAIGASLLNLVFMRFITRKRNDQNLRLLQEAGKMQGVSMNGLQVIETLKSNSSEADFFVKWSGYQAKLLNSTQQFGVSNQFLMAIPALLTSLSAIAILFLGGFQVMDGALTIGSLVAFQSLAASFSQPVNEMVALAGTIQEAGGSMKRLDDVLQYPIDRQMQQNQEQASESPDMAKLSGQIEISNLTYGYSKLEGPLIDRFNLSIQPGMKVALVGGSGSGKSTIAKLIAGIYEPWDGDIRFDGLKRDEISRNRMGNSLAVVDQDIVLLEGTIKENITFWDSTIPEIDVVRAAKDAVIHDHIAERSGGYEHMISENGGNFSGGQRQRLEIARALAGNPSIVILDEATSALDPATEKKVDDSLRRRGLTCITVAHRLSTIRDADEIVVLERGKIIERGTHTSLMERNGYYTRLIQNQ, via the coding sequence GTGGCCTCAAAAAGAGTAAAGACGCCAACCGTATTGCAAATGGAGGCCGTAGAGTGCGGAGCGGCTTCACTTGCTATCGTGCTCGGTTATTATAAGAGCTTCATTCCGCTTGAGGAGCTGCGGATTGCCTGCGGTGTCTCCCGGGATGGAAGCAAGGCCAGCAATGTGCTTAAAGCAGCGCGCCAATATGGCATGGAAGCGAAAGGGTATCGCAAAAATCCGGAAGACTTAAAAACGATGGAATGGCCGCTGATCATCCACTGGAATTTCAATCATTTCCTTGTACTGGAGGGCATTCAAAACGATCGTGTGTTTTTGAATGATCCGGTCACGGGTCCCCGTGAAATTACATTCGAGGAGTTTGACCAATCCTTTACCGGCGTTGCGATTGCAATTAAGCCATCCCCTACATATGTCCGTCAAGGGAAAGCGCCAAGTGTGCTGAGCTCGCTGTCCAGCCGAATCAAAGGGTCGGAAAAGGCGCTCATCTTCGCCATAGTGGCTGGATTATTTCTCGTATTGCCGGGCCTAGTTATTCCGGTGTTCAGTAAGGTGTTTATTGACCAAGTATTGCTGGGCAATTTGAAAAATTGGCTGTTCCCGCTGCTTATCGGCATGGGGCTGACCGCTTTGCTCCGGGCGTTCCTGACGTGGCTGCAGCGCTATTACTTGCTCAGGCTGGAAATGAAGCTTGCTCTAAGCTCATCCAGCCGTTTTTTCTGGCATGTGCTGCGGCTGCCGATTGAGTTTTTCTCCCAGCGGTTTAGTGGAGATATTGCGGCAAGGGTTGCCATTAACGACCGCGTTGCCCAACTGCTGTCCGGGCAGCTTGCTGTAGCGGCGCTCAACTGCGTCATGATTGTGTTTTATTTGCTGCTGATGCTGCAATACAGCGTAGCATTGACTGGCATCGCTATCGGGGCTTCCCTGCTTAACCTTGTCTTCATGCGGTTTATTACTCGCAAACGCAACGACCAAAATTTGCGCCTGCTGCAGGAGGCCGGCAAGATGCAAGGCGTATCCATGAATGGCCTTCAAGTCATTGAGACGTTGAAATCGAACAGCTCCGAGGCGGATTTTTTCGTCAAGTGGTCGGGCTATCAGGCGAAGCTGCTCAATTCTACCCAGCAGTTTGGGGTATCGAACCAGTTTCTAATGGCTATTCCTGCTTTGCTGACGAGTCTAAGCGCCATTGCGATTTTGTTTCTCGGCGGCTTTCAGGTTATGGATGGGGCGCTGACCATCGGCTCGCTGGTTGCCTTTCAAAGTCTTGCCGCAAGCTTCAGTCAGCCGGTCAACGAAATGGTTGCGCTGGCGGGCACGATTCAAGAAGCGGGAGGAAGCATGAAACGGCTGGATGATGTGCTGCAATATCCGATTGATAGGCAAATGCAGCAAAATCAGGAGCAGGCTTCTGAGTCGCCTGATATGGCGAAGCTATCGGGGCAAATCGAAATTAGCAATTTGACATACGGCTACAGCAAGCTGGAAGGTCCGCTGATTGACCGGTTTAATTTATCGATTCAGCCGGGAATGAAGGTCGCATTGGTTGGCGGCTCCGGCAGCGGAAAATCGACGATTGCGAAGCTGATTGCCGGCATTTATGAGCCGTGGGACGGGGATATCCGCTTCGACGGGTTAAAACGCGATGAAATTTCCCGCAATCGGATGGGCAATTCGCTTGCCGTTGTCGATCAGGACATTGTGCTGCTGGAAGGAACGATTAAAGAGAATATTACGTTTTGGGATTCTACCATACCGGAGATAGACGTCGTTCGGGCTGCAAAGGATGCGGTGATCCATGATCATATAGCGGAGCGCAGCGGCGGTTATGAGCATATGATTTCGGAAAATGGCGGCAATTTCAGCGGGGGACAGCGCCAGCGTCTGGAAATTGCAAGGGCGCTGGCTGGCAATCCATCGATTGTTATTTTGGATGAGGCGACAAGCGCGCTGGATCCGGCAACGGAGAAAAAGGTAGACGATAGTCTGAGGCGCAGAGGCTTGACCTGCATTACAGTGGCCCACCGGCTCAGCACTATTCGGGACGCGGATGAAATCGTTGTGCTGGAGCGCGGAAAGATCATCGAACGGGGCACGCATACTTCTCTTATGGAACGAAATGGCTATTATACCCGTCTCATCCAAAATCAGTAG